In Runella sp. SP2, the genomic window TTTTTTCTGAACGCCGTAACCGACAACAACCACTTCACCGAGTGCTTTGGTGTCGGCGACCAGCGTGATATTGAGGGCCGTGCGACCACCTACCACCACTTCTTGGGGTAAATAGCCCACGTAGCTAAACACCAGCACCGCTTTTTCGTCGGGGACGGCAAGTTGAAATCCACCATTGACGTCGGTGGTTGTACCACGGTTAGTGCCCTTGAGCAAAATACTTACACCAGGCAAACCTTGACCGTTTTCTTCTGCCACTTTTCCCGCAATTTTTATGTCCTCCAACACTACAGCACGGGCCGCTGAGGTTGGAAATTGAAGTTGCGAAGGCACCGTCCGAAGACTTGAGAAATCATTAGAAATCGTTCTAGTGCTGGGCAACGCTTCTGGACTTGGCTCGCTAGGTGTGAGAATTTCCTTACCCGAAGTTTTTACTTTTTGGGTTTTAATAATGTAGGTATTTCTCACTTTTTTGTAGGTCAAACCCGCAGGGTTGAGGAGGTTCTCCAACACCTGTTCGAGTTTGCCACTGAGGGCGTCGGCTGCAATCAACCGATTCGGAATTTCGTCGGTTTTATACACCAAATGAATCCCAAATCGCGTTTCGGCATCGCGTAGCGCTTCTTTCAAAGGAATAGACGCTTTGCGGTCGGGTTGGGTCTTATTTTGCTGTGAAATGGTTGTGTAATTGGCGGCAAACACTTGCGCATTTGCTTTTTGAACAAAACCTGTTATCCCACAGACCAAAAAGGATAATAGTAATGGTTTGTACATGGTTTATCTCAAAAGTTAGGTTTATTTAATCGTTAGTTTTTTTTCTGATAGTTGGCAGTCCGCTTTTAGAAGATCGGCCAAAATGTCTCGTACTTCTTCGGCACTGCCCGAAGGAATAGTTCCCGAGATTTTTTCGTTGGCAAGGGCAGGGTTTTCAAAACTTACTTCAATCCCGAAGTTATCCTCGATGCGCTGGGCTACATCACTCATTGCTTCGCCGTCCAAAATCCAGATGTTTTGTTGCCACGAACTGTACAACTCGGTTCTTACTTTGCGCTGCGTCAAGCTACGCGTATCGGCCCGAAATTCCACCATGTCACCAGGCCGCAAGACCGCCGATTGTTGGGCAGCTTTGATTTGAACTTTTCCCGACTGAAGCACCACTTGGGTTGTTTTGCGGCGGTCTGAGACGTTGAACTCCGTCCCGAGTACTTCCACCACGAGGTCGTTGGTATGTACCCGAAACTTCGCATCGGTTGGCGTATGTTTCACGTCGAAAAACGCTTCTCCTTGCAACCACACTTCCCGAATGGCCTTGTCTTTTAAATCTTCGGAAAACGACAAGGTGGTGTTGGCGTTCAAATTAACCACCGAACCGTCGGGCAACTCAACTTTGCGGGTTTCTCCGTAAGAAGTGGCGTACGACACCGTGGAGGGTTGCGACGTGTACCAAGCGGCTACCACACCACCAACCAGTAGCACCACCGCGGCGGCTACCCAACTCAATCGTTTCACAAACGAGCGGCGCAAAGGCACGACGGGAGCGTCTTGCGGCGATAATGGCAAGCCAATGGTTTGCTCAAGTCGGGTTTTGAGGGCCTGAACCTTCGCTTCTGGCATGTGAGGTAACCGAACATCGAGTCGTTGTACCAGCTGTCGGGCTTCTTCCATCGTCGTTTGGCGTTCAGGATAGGTGTGGAGAAATCCGTTCCAAAATTGGTCTGCATCTCCCGAAGGATTTCGTACCCAATCTTGGAAAAAGTCATCGGCTGCGAGTTGTACAGCGTCGAACGAGGCGTATTTTGTTAAGGGTTCAGGCATTCTCTCAGAGGCATTATACCCCATAGAGAAACGAAGTGTGAAGATTACCTCTTTCTTTTTTAAAAATTTTTATAAAAAAATTTCAACAGCCCAAAAACCGCTAAAAATATCCAATTATCGCGCAGTTGACCAAGGGCTTTGTAGATAAGATTATAGACCGAATGACGCGTGAGCGACATCATTTCGGCGATTTCGTCGTAGCTTAAATTATCGTAAAAACGAAGCAGAAGTGCTTCTTGTTGGCGCTTAGGAAGTTGAGCAATGTGTTTTTCGAGCTGATGTTTTTGGAGGGATTCAGTTTCTTGATTGACAAACCAGGTGTCAACAGACTCTATGTAGTCATCGCTTATTTCCTCAAATTCAGAAAGTTGCGTATGTCTCGACTGCCGATTGAGGTACTTGAGCAATTTGGTTTTTAGGGATTTGCACAAATAAAATTGAATGTTATTTGCCTCAACTTCACTCAACGACGCTCGGTATTTCCAAATATCCTCAAATACATCATGAATAGCGTCCGTTAGTAATTCTTCATCATTGCAAAGTCGGCGACCAAATTTGTACAAGATTTGTATATACCCATCGTATAATTCGCCCAAAGCATAGTTATCACCTGCCCTGAGTCGATTCCAACTTGTCAAATGTGTATCCTTTTGGTCAGAATTCATACCTGCATAAAATGAAAGCCGAGTTTTTCAAGGCAAAAATAGAATACATAAACAATAGGTTATATAAATTTCTTTTAAATCTTTTAAAATCGTGGAAAAGTACAAAACAACATAAACAAATAAAAACAAAAGAGGCTGTTTGGTGAAACAGCCTCTTTTAAAAGAAAAAACGAACAGTTACTTCAAGCCCAACAAGAAGCCAATGGTAAAGTTGGCATCCCAGTCAAAAACAAAGGTTTTGCAACCCGTGGCATCAGCAACGGCTTTGTAGATATTTCCTCCTGCTTTTGATTTGGCTTTGTCGAGTTTGTACGCCTCGGCGGCCTTCAAAACGGTATATCTTTCTTTGCCATTTCGTACCTCTTTGGCCAAATCAAACGGCACACCGCCAATGATGAAGCATATTTCTCGCTTGCTCTTTGGCACTTGCTTCGACATTGCCCCTACTTCTTCATATACCTTGTCGTCGGCTACTCCCTTTTCGTAGTACTTAGCGCCGTACGTTTCAAGGGTTTTGATACTTCCACCTTCTGTCCACGCGATTTTGGTATTTCCTGAACCAATGTCGGTAAAGAAGCCTTTATCGCTAAACGACGCAGGAAGCGCGCACTTTAAGCCCAGCGAACCTTCTTGGTCGGGCGTTACGGTATTGACCATGTACCCCATGTCTTTCAATACTTTGATAATTTTACCCGTTACTTCGGCCTTCAATGCGCCCGAGCTTACCACAAAATGAATGTCTTTACCACTTACGCCGTGGTCCATCATGTTACCGATGTAGCGTTTTAGGCCAATGCGAATGTCATAATCAGAAGCCATGTTTTCGATAACCATGCTATTACCAAACTCAGCGTGTTCGAGCTTCCAATTTTTGTCTTTGTCGATGTTCACCACAAACGAGTTAAACCCACTTGCTCCCAATTCGACGACACCTTTGAGCTTCCCATCCACGGGCTCAGGAGCGGTATAAGAAAAAGCGCCAGCCGTCGAAGTAGCCTCTGCCGATGACTCGCTGCTGGCCAAGGAAGACCCTTCGTCCGAGGCCGTCGATTCGGTTGTGGTACTTGCCGACGGGCCACCTTCGGGCGATTTGGTCGTCAGTTCTGTTATGGCTTTTTTAGGATCGGGGCCCAAGAAATAATACCCTGCGCCCAATAACCCCGCGATGAATAAAATCAAAAGGACTTTGCCTGCACCAGTTAGATTCATAGTAGTTGTGGTTAAATTTTACGAAATATACTGTTTTATGCCGTTTTCAATCAAGCTAATTTCACTGGCAACGCCTTCTTTGGCCGTCACGGTAGCCTGAATTTTTTGTTCAATTTCGGCAAACTTGTCCGTAAACTTACTATCTATTCCGTTGAGCGCCGCTAATTTCTCGGTTTGTATTTTTTCCAAATTGGCAATTTTCTGTTTCAAATCCGCCAACTGTTGCTCAATGCCGTTCACTTCGGTATTAAGCTGCTGTTGTTCTTTGGCTTTTTCAGTGGTGAGGGCGTTTTTCTTTTGTTCACCCGCCGCAATTGTCGCTTCAAACGCTTTTTGTAATTCTGTTTTATAGAAGGCCGCCGACTCCAACAAAAACTGTTGATTACAATTAGGGTTCAGGAGTTTAGCGCCTTCATAGGCCGTCTTAAAATGCTCTACGCTGGGGTTAGTGCTCGTCCGCAACAACATTTGCGAAAACTCATAAAAATCGAAACCAGGCTGATTTTTTTCTTCCAAAATCTTCCGAAAACGGTTTCGTAGGTCTTCCACAAAATCGTTGGAAGCGGGAGCCACAAACACAGGCGCACTCACGGGCGTGCTTTTGGGCGGCGCGGAAGGAGCGGGTGCGGACGCAGGTGCGGCTGGTTTTTCTTCGGTTTTTGGGTCGTCTAGTACCACAAAAACTCCTGCTAAATCGCGAAGCCAACCGCTCATTTTACTTTTTTGGGGTTCGTCTGCCACTGTTGTAAAGGTTTGATGTTTTCAATGATTGTTTCGATGCGAATGCGTATTACCACGAAAGTTATAAAAACCTTCGTATAAGGCCGATAAAGGTAGAAAAGATTTTATTGGGAGGGCATTGGTAAGTAGAAGAGTGGTTGAAAACGGGGCTAATTTTAGGATTTTTGAGGATGAAATGTGTACAAAAAAACCGCCACCTTCAAAAGGTGACGGTTGAGCACTACCTGTATGAAAAACCCTACTCTATTTTTAAAACTTTCAACGTACGAACCAATTGCGCTGTGTTTACGCTCAAAAAATACACGCCAGGTGCTAATTTATCCACTGAGATTTCTTCCGTATGTGCATCAGTATCAGCGGTAAATGCTCGGCTTAACACCTGACGTCCCGAAGCATCCATCAACGAAGTCTGTACTACTTGCCCCTTACTGCCCTGGACCTTCAAACGGAGAATGTTAGTGACAGGATTGGGCAGAACGGTGGCGAAAGACCCGTTATCGGTGGATTTTAGACCCTTCCAGGGTGACAAATTAGTTGCCGTGCGACGGTCCGACCCTTGCTCTTTGCCATTTGCCCCTTGCCCACTGCCCTTTGCCTCTTCTCTTGCTGCACCCACACCTACCCCGTCTCGCGATTGGATTCGGAACCAATATTCCTGATAAGCCAAGACATTGCCTTGCGCTTGGCGGGTGGAAGGATAAATACTGCCCCAGCCTTTTTGGTCCCAGTAACGAATACTCAATTTGTATAAACCTTTCGGTAACCCTGAATCATAGGCATTTCCTCCCGCCCCGTTATCGGCGTAGAAACCATAGGCTGGGTGATTTTGGGCGTATAGCTCCGTCCAGCCTTCACGATTGGCATACATAAAATAGGGGGCGTTGTTTTCATGAGTATTAAAGGAACGAACCACACCCATTTCGGGGGTTGCCAACATATCAAAAGTCAGCGAACCGCTTGTTCCCAAAGCACAGGCATCAGCATTGATTGTCCAAAAACGAGGAGCTATTTTGTTGGGATTTTCCACAAAAAAGAGCGTTGGGTTTTGCTGCGTGCTTTGTTCTAACGTAGGACCACCGTCGCGCGTAATGAATTGGCTAGACCACGCCGCTCGGTCGTTGGTTTTTACCGACGACCTTGATTCGCCAATGTTAATCAACGTAACCACGAAGGCGTTCCAATAGACCTCTTTACGGTTACTTTCTTGACTTTGGCAACCTCCGTCAAAAAGACATTTGGCCCAGTAGGTCTGTTTGGTTACGTTGCTGAATGCCACTTCAAAACTTGTCGCGGTGATACCTGTATTCCAGTACGTTCGACTTCCTGCGGGGCAATTGGCCGCGACAACAACGGTCGTTCCTGTACATACAATTTCTTGCGAAACAGTCACGACGGGCGCTTGAACAGTCGTTTGCAGCGTAAAAGTCACGACTTGGCTTTTTTCGCTTAGGCAACCCGTTTCTGTCTGACAACGAGCGTAGTAAGAAGTCGTTTCGGTAGGAATAGTAGAAGGTAGGTTAGGCAAAACCACGTTGGTAGTGGCATTGTACCAAACCGTTTTTAGGGAACTGCAAGATGATTGGCCGCTAAAACTTGCGGTTGGGTTGCAACTGGTTTCGGGAAAAAGGGACACTTGAGGAGCCGCGGGAATTGGAACTAATTTTAACCGCATCACTCCAGACTCACTTTCTACGCAAGACAGAATACCACTTGCCTCTCGACAGCGCACACGGTAGTTGTGGTACTGATTATCTGCCAATGCCACTGGTACTGCTGTCGTATATTCACCGCCATCAACGCTTATCGGGAAGATTTTTACAACAACGACGTACAATCGATTGGCTCAGGTTCTGACAACAACAAAAATAGCGGTGGGGTAGATTCTCAATGGGGACTTCGCTCGTTTTTTGGGCGGGTAAACTACGCTTTGGCCGACAAGTATTTGTTTGAAGCCAATGCGCGCTACGACGGCTCATCGCGTTTTACGGGCGACAAAGTGTATAGCTTTTTCCCGTCGTTTTCGGCAGGCTGGCGTTTGTCAGAGGAGAAGTTTTTTGAGCCACTCCGCGCCGTGGTGGGTGAGCTGAAAGTACGTGGTTCGTGGGGGAGAACTGGAAATCAAGCAGTAGGCTTGTATAGTTATTTTCAAACCCTTAACTCTTCTACCTATACGTTTGGCGGCTCGGTGGTGCAAGGCTACGTTCAGTCGAACTTGGCCAACCCGAACTTGACGTGGGAAACGACCGCTCAAACCGACATCGGACTGGATGCGCAGCTTTGGAACAACCGCTTGAGCTTTACCTTTGATTATTACGACAAATTGACCGACGGTATTTTGCTGAACTTGCCTATTCCAACAACCGTAGGCTTGAATGCCCCTCCGCAAAACGCAGGAAAAGTGGGGAACAAAGGAATCGAATTGGGCTTGACGTATCGCAACAAAACCAAGAGTGGTTTCTCGTACGAAATTGGTGGAAACTTTGCCCAAAACAACAATAAAGTAATTGATTTGGCTAAAACAGGGCCTTATATTTCAGGCTCGGACATTGACCCGCGCTACATCATCAAAGAAGGTTTGCCTTACAATGCCCACTGGGGCTACAAAACCGATGGGTTGTTCCAAACGGCGGACGAAATCAAAGCCTATCCTACGTTGGTGACTAACATGAAACCTGGCGATGTGAAGTACGTGGATTTGAACAACGACGGAAAAATCAACAGCGATGACATGACGTTTATTGGCCTAACGTTCCCGCGTTATACCTTTGGACTAAACACCAATTTTAGCTACAAAAACTTTACGCTCTTCACGCAGTGGCAAGGTGCGGCAGATGTGGACACGCGCTTGTCGGGGGCATTGGCCGAAATGGGGAACTACGAAGGTTTTACCCACAAAATTTATACTGATAACTACTGGACGCCCGAGCGCCCCAATGCGCGCTTCCCTCGTCCTGTAAAACTGGATTTGCGCAACGTAGCCACGTCCGACCGTATGATTATCGACGGGTCATACTTCCGAATGAAAACCATTCAGCTTTCGTACAGCTTGCCAAAAGGCTTGTTGGAGCGTGTCAAAGCAGGACGGGCTACGGTCTATGTGAGCGGCACTAATTTGCTCACGTTCTCGAAGTTGAATGAATGGAACCTCGACCCCGAAGCTGACTCAGGACGCGCGACCTATTATCCTCAAACGTCGCTGACCACGGTTGGTCTTAATGTACAATTTTAACCTTTAAGAAAAGCTTAAAACAATGAAAATCAGATATATTTTCCCTCTTGTCGTAGGCTTAGGTGTATTGTCAGGTTGCGAACAAAGCCTGCTTGACACCGTACCCAACGACCGTATTTCTTCGGATATTTTCTGGAAAACCGAAAGAGACGCAATTCTTGCCTCAAACGGCCTTTATCCTGCTTTGGACGGTGTCAATATTTTTGCCATTGAAGGTGTCACCGACATTTCGCACGTCAACCAAGTATTTCAAGTAGAGTCGAACATTGAGAAAGGCATTCACGACGCCCTCAATTCGCGTCCTCAAACCGAATGGACGGCGGCTTACCGTGGGATTCGCCTTGCCAACGATTTTTTGGCCAACATTGACAAAGTCCAAACTACCAATACTGCCCTCATTGCCCGCCTCAAAGGAGAAGCGCGTACGCTTAGAGCCTATCAGTACATCAAGCTTGTGGGGCTTTTTGGAGATGTACCTTTGGTAACGACGACCATTGGTATTGAAGAAGGACGGACGCTCAAGCGGACATCGTCAACCCAAATTTGGGATTTTGTGCTCAAAGAACTTACCGAAGCGGCCAACGATTTGCCCGCTACCCAAACCGACAAAGGGCGTATCACCAAAGGGGCTGCTTTGGCCTTGAAAGCACGGGCTGCGCTGTGGGCGGGGCGTTATCAAGACGCGGCGGATGCGGCCAAAGCGGTGATTGATTCAAAAACCTACACTTTGTATTCGAGTTATGCCAACCTTTTCTCGTACGCGGCTGAAAATAATTCGGAAGTGATTTTGGACAAACAGTTTATCAAAGACACCTATTCCAATAACGTGTTTGCCAGCATGGGGCCGTATAGCCAACGTACGGCCAACAATACCTACGTGCCTACCAAAGCGCTGGTGGATGCGTATCCGATGGCAAACGGCAAGGACATTACCGACCCTACCAGCGGTTTTGATCCTAAAAATCCGTATGCCAACCGCGACCCGCGTTTGAGGGCCTCGATTTTTGTACAAGGCGACGATTTGCCCGATGGGAAGAAATTCGACCCGCGTCCAACAAGCGGTACGGCCGATGCCATCGGCAATACGTACTTAGCCACTTCGACGGGTTTTGTGTTGAAAAAATACATCAACAAAGAAGACTTAACCACGGGCGGAAACTGCGGAATCAACATCGTTTTGTTGCGGTATGCCGAAGTTTTACTTACGTATGCCGAAGCCAAAATTGAACTTAACCAGATAGATGCCACCGTTTACGACGCCATTAATCAGATTCGTCAGCGCGCCGATGTGAAGTTGCCTGCTTTGACGACGGGGCTATCGCAAGCACAGTTGCGCGAGGCTGTCCGTAAAGAGCGCTTGCTTGAATTGGCGTTTGAAGGACTTCGTTTGTTTGACATTCGCCGCTGGAAAACTGCCGAAAAAGCAATGGTAGGAGATGTGTACGGAATGACGTACGTGGATGGTACCGATTTGAAAACCATTCAGATTGCCTCATTTACCCGCGTTTTTGATCCTGCCAAGCACTACCTCTGGCCTATTCCACAGAAAGAACGCGAACTCAACCCCGAGCTTACCCAAAATTCGGGCTGGTAATTTAACCTGACACATCAGTAGTATCCAACTCCATTTCTATTTTAAAACAAACAAGCAGCGGTAGGACGTCAAGTGCGTTCCTACCGCTGGTTTAATCAACCTAAGCAGAATATGAAACGAATACTTTTGTTGTTTTTCCTTTGTTGGGGAACAATGGCATTGGCCCAGAAATCGACCTCCAAACCCAACGTCATCTATATTTTTGCCGACGACCTTGGGTACGGTGAAGTAGGTGCTTATGGACAAAAGAAAATCAAAACCCCTAATCTCGACCGACTCGCGGCGGGAGGAATGCGTTTTACGCAGCATTATTCGTCGGCGCCCGTGTGTGCGCCTTCGCGTTGCGGATTAATGACAGGACGCCACACAGGTCATACGTACATTCGCGGAAATTACGAACTCGGTGGTTTTGAGGACGAAAAAGAAGGTGGACAGATGCCTTTGAACGAAGGTGCATTTACCGTTGGGCATTTGTTCCAAAAAGCGGGCTACAAAACGGGCGCGGTTGGAAAATGGGGGATGGGGATGGCCAATACCACAGGAAACCCCAACCAACAAGGCTTTGACTTCTTCTACGGGTTGCTTTGCCAAAAACAATCGCACAATTTTTACCCAACCCACTTGTGGAAAAATGGGGAAAAAGTGGCATTAAATAACCCCTACATCAAAGTCCACCGCCCCATGCCCGAGGGAGACGAAAACTACGAATATTACGTAGGGAAAGACTACGCCATCGACAAAATGACGGAAGAGGCGACGGGCTTTATCACCGACAACAAAAGCCGTCCTTTCTTCCTGTATTTGCCTTATACCTTGCCTCACTTGTCGCTGCAAGCCCCCGAAGAAGCGGTCAAAGAATACATCGGGAAGTTTGACGAAAAGCCCTATCGTGGCCAAACGGGCTATGCTTCAACGCGTTATCCGTACTCGACCTACGCGGCCATGATTTCGTATTTGGACAAGCAAGTAGGGCAGATTTGGGAGTTGGTGAAAAAACTAGGGATAGAAGATAACACCATCATTATGTTTTCGAGCGACAATGGAGCGACGTTTGTGAAGCACGTTGATGCGGCGTTTTTTGAAAGTGCTGGTCCGTTTCGTGGGCTAAAAATGGACGTGTATGAGGGCGGAATCCGAGTGCCAATGATTGCGTATTGGAAAGGAAAAATTAAGCCTGGACAAGTCACTGACCATGTTTCGACGCAGTACGACGTGCTGGCAACTTGTGCCGATTTGTTGGGAACAAAACCCGCCCTTCCGACTGATGGAGTTTCGTTTTTGCCTACGCTTTTGGGCAAATCTACGCAGGCTCAACACCCTTATTTGTATTTTGAATACCCCGAAAACGGCGGGCAGCTGGCGATTCGGAAAGGAGATTGGAAGGGTGTAAAACGAAACGTAAAAGCAAACCGCAACGGCGCATGGGAGATTTATAACCTAAAAGCCGACATCGGCGAACGAACCAACGTGGCTGCCGCTCATCCTGAGTTGGCCAAGGAATTTGACGAAATCGTACAGCGCGAACACCGCCCCGCGCACGTTCATGAATGGGAATTTGTGGATCCCAAATTTGAAGTGAAGAAGTAGTGAATAGTAGTCATATTTACTTTTGTATAGTTGTATAATTATTTGATATACTGTGATTTACAATTAACGGTTAACAAATAACGATTAACAGATAACAGTGGCTTGCCACTTAAAATTATGAAAAAGCTTTCAACTGTTTTTTTTGCAATGTGTGCCGTAGTCGGCATTTCGGCCTTTACCATTTTTTCAACCGAACAAGCCCCCAAATCCACTTCGCCCAACATCATTTTGATTTTTATGGATGATTTGGGCTACGGCGATTTGAGTTGTTATGGGGCACTTCAATACCGTACGCCTAACCTCGATAAATTGGCGGGTGAAGGGGTGCGTTTTACCAATTTTTTGGCTGCCCAAGCGGTATGTAGCGCCTCGCGGGCAGCATTGATGACGGGCTGTTATCCCAATCGTGTCGGTATTTCGGGTGCGTTGTTTCCCAATGCAAAAGTGGGACTCAACCCCGATGAAACGACGATTGCCGAGTTGTTGAAGGAAAAAGGCTACGCCACGGGCATGTTTGGAAAATGGCATTTGGGCGATAAACCTGAGTTCTTACCAACCAAACAAGGGTTTGATGAGTACGTTGGTTTGCCTTACTCCAACGATATGTGGCCTGTGCATTACGACGGAAAACCGATTAGCAACGAGTCTGATAACCGCAAAAAGAGTTTTCCGTATTTGCCTTTGTTGAGCAACAACGACACGATTCAAGAAATAAAAACCCTCGATGACCAAGCCAAATTGACGGGGATTTATACCGAACGTGCCGTTAATTTTATTAAAAAGAACAAAAAAGCCCCATTTTTTATCTATTTACCCCACTCAATGCCCCACGTACCGATTGCGGCATCAGCCAAGTTTAAGGGGAAAAGTAACCAAGGAACTTACGGCGACGTGCTGCTCGAAATCGACTGGTCGGTGGGAGAAATCATGAAAGCCTTGAAAGAAAATGGGTTGGATAAAAATACAATGGTAATTTTTACGAGCGACAACGGCCCTTGGCTCAACTACGGAAACCACGCAGGCTCATCGGGCGGCTTGCGCGAAGGAAAAGGCAATAGTTTTGAAGGCGGCCAGCGCGTCCCTTGCATCGTTCGCTGGAAAGGCGTCACGCCCGAAGGAGTCGTTTGTAACAAACTTACTTCGACCATTGATTTGCTGCCTACCATCGCCAACATCTGCGGGGCGAAACTTCCTACGAAAAAAATTGATGGGGTGGATATTTTACCGCTGCTCAAAGGCAACATGGACGCCACGCCTCGGAAGTATTTTTACTACTATTACCGTCGCAACAACTTAGAAGCCGTGCGTCGCGATGACTGGAAACTTGTACTGCCGCACGAAGGTCGCACCTACGAAGGGCAACAGCCAGGTAACGACGGTTTCCCAGGAAAAGCCCCCGAAAATCATCCATTTCCGTTGGCATTGTACGACCTTCGCCGCGACCCGTCGGAGCGCTATGACGTGAAAGAGCTTTATCCTGAGATTGTGACCGAGCTTCAAAAAGTAGCCGACGAAGCCCGCGACGA contains:
- a CDS encoding FecR family protein, translating into MPEPLTKYASFDAVQLAADDFFQDWVRNPSGDADQFWNGFLHTYPERQTTMEEARQLVQRLDVRLPHMPEAKVQALKTRLEQTIGLPLSPQDAPVVPLRRSFVKRLSWVAAAVVLLVGGVVAAWYTSQPSTVSYATSYGETRKVELPDGSVVNLNANTTLSFSEDLKDKAIREVWLQGEAFFDVKHTPTDAKFRVHTNDLVVEVLGTEFNVSDRRKTTQVVLQSGKVQIKAAQQSAVLRPGDMVEFRADTRSLTQRKVRTELYSSWQQNIWILDGEAMSDVAQRIEDNFGIEVSFENPALANEKISGTIPSGSAEEVRDILADLLKADCQLSEKKLTIK
- a CDS encoding RNA polymerase sigma factor, encoding MNSDQKDTHLTSWNRLRAGDNYALGELYDGYIQILYKFGRRLCNDEELLTDAIHDVFEDIWKYRASLSEVEANNIQFYLCKSLKTKLLKYLNRQSRHTQLSEFEEISDDYIESVDTWFVNQETESLQKHQLEKHIAQLPKRQQEALLLRFYDNLSYDEIAEMMSLTRHSVYNLIYKALGQLRDNWIFLAVFGLLKFFYKNF
- a CDS encoding T9SS type A sorting domain-containing protein, with protein sequence MALADNQYHNYRVRCREASGILSCVESESGVMRLKLVPIPAAPQVSLFPETSCNPTASFSGQSSCSSLKTVWYNATTNVVLPNLPSTIPTETTSYYARCQTETGCLSEKSQVVTFTLQTTVQAPVVTVSQEIVCTGTTVVVAANCPAGSRTYWNTGITATSFEVAFSNVTKQTYWAKCLFDGGCQSQESNRKEVYWNAFVVTLINIGESRSSVKTNDRAAWSSQFITRDGGPTLEQSTQQNPTLFFVENPNKIAPRFWTINADACALGTSGSLTFDMLATPEMGVVRSFNTHENNAPYFMYANREGWTELYAQNHPAYGFYADNGAGGNAYDSGLPKGLYKLSIRYWDQKGWGSIYPSTRQAQGNVLAYQEYWFRIQSRDGVGVGAAREEAKGSGQGANGKEQGSDRRTATNLSPWKGLKSTDNGSFATVLPNPVTNILRLKVQGSKGQVVQTSLMDASGRQVLSRAFTADTDAHTEEISVDKLAPGVYFLSVNTAQLVRTLKVLKIE
- a CDS encoding SusC/RagA family TonB-linked outer membrane protein, with translation MVLIICQCHWYCCRIFTAINAYREDFYNNDVQSIGSGSDNNKNSGGVDSQWGLRSFFGRVNYALADKYLFEANARYDGSSRFTGDKVYSFFPSFSAGWRLSEEKFFEPLRAVVGELKVRGSWGRTGNQAVGLYSYFQTLNSSTYTFGGSVVQGYVQSNLANPNLTWETTAQTDIGLDAQLWNNRLSFTFDYYDKLTDGILLNLPIPTTVGLNAPPQNAGKVGNKGIELGLTYRNKTKSGFSYEIGGNFAQNNNKVIDLAKTGPYISGSDIDPRYIIKEGLPYNAHWGYKTDGLFQTADEIKAYPTLVTNMKPGDVKYVDLNNDGKINSDDMTFIGLTFPRYTFGLNTNFSYKNFTLFTQWQGAADVDTRLSGALAEMGNYEGFTHKIYTDNYWTPERPNARFPRPVKLDLRNVATSDRMIIDGSYFRMKTIQLSYSLPKGLLERVKAGRATVYVSGTNLLTFSKLNEWNLDPEADSGRATYYPQTSLTTVGLNVQF
- a CDS encoding RagB/SusD family nutrient uptake outer membrane protein — encoded protein: MKIRYIFPLVVGLGVLSGCEQSLLDTVPNDRISSDIFWKTERDAILASNGLYPALDGVNIFAIEGVTDISHVNQVFQVESNIEKGIHDALNSRPQTEWTAAYRGIRLANDFLANIDKVQTTNTALIARLKGEARTLRAYQYIKLVGLFGDVPLVTTTIGIEEGRTLKRTSSTQIWDFVLKELTEAANDLPATQTDKGRITKGAALALKARAALWAGRYQDAADAAKAVIDSKTYTLYSSYANLFSYAAENNSEVILDKQFIKDTYSNNVFASMGPYSQRTANNTYVPTKALVDAYPMANGKDITDPTSGFDPKNPYANRDPRLRASIFVQGDDLPDGKKFDPRPTSGTADAIGNTYLATSTGFVLKKYINKEDLTTGGNCGINIVLLRYAEVLLTYAEAKIELNQIDATVYDAINQIRQRADVKLPALTTGLSQAQLREAVRKERLLELAFEGLRLFDIRRWKTAEKAMVGDVYGMTYVDGTDLKTIQIASFTRVFDPAKHYLWPIPQKERELNPELTQNSGW
- a CDS encoding arylsulfatase, with product MKRILLLFFLCWGTMALAQKSTSKPNVIYIFADDLGYGEVGAYGQKKIKTPNLDRLAAGGMRFTQHYSSAPVCAPSRCGLMTGRHTGHTYIRGNYELGGFEDEKEGGQMPLNEGAFTVGHLFQKAGYKTGAVGKWGMGMANTTGNPNQQGFDFFYGLLCQKQSHNFYPTHLWKNGEKVALNNPYIKVHRPMPEGDENYEYYVGKDYAIDKMTEEATGFITDNKSRPFFLYLPYTLPHLSLQAPEEAVKEYIGKFDEKPYRGQTGYASTRYPYSTYAAMISYLDKQVGQIWELVKKLGIEDNTIIMFSSDNGATFVKHVDAAFFESAGPFRGLKMDVYEGGIRVPMIAYWKGKIKPGQVTDHVSTQYDVLATCADLLGTKPALPTDGVSFLPTLLGKSTQAQHPYLYFEYPENGGQLAIRKGDWKGVKRNVKANRNGAWEIYNLKADIGERTNVAAAHPELAKEFDEIVQREHRPAHVHEWEFVDPKFEVKK
- a CDS encoding sulfatase encodes the protein MDDLGYGDLSCYGALQYRTPNLDKLAGEGVRFTNFLAAQAVCSASRAALMTGCYPNRVGISGALFPNAKVGLNPDETTIAELLKEKGYATGMFGKWHLGDKPEFLPTKQGFDEYVGLPYSNDMWPVHYDGKPISNESDNRKKSFPYLPLLSNNDTIQEIKTLDDQAKLTGIYTERAVNFIKKNKKAPFFIYLPHSMPHVPIAASAKFKGKSNQGTYGDVLLEIDWSVGEIMKALKENGLDKNTMVIFTSDNGPWLNYGNHAGSSGGLREGKGNSFEGGQRVPCIVRWKGVTPEGVVCNKLTSTIDLLPTIANICGAKLPTKKIDGVDILPLLKGNMDATPRKYFYYYYRRNNLEAVRRDDWKLVLPHEGRTYEGQQPGNDGFPGKAPENHPFPLALYDLRRDPSERYDVKELYPEIVTELQKVADEARDDLGDDLTKREGKNVRPSGRVK